The following coding sequences lie in one Candidatus Dependentiae bacterium genomic window:
- a CDS encoding UMP kinase, with the protein MKKKILIKISGELFRVHNQRCTDMELTPSGFDYQLVHALAEQVKELSKTYHVGFVIGGGNFFRGGHEGKHLKLRQSVADDVGMLATVMNGIILQECLRNEDVSSTLLSSVAIPRMVEELSQAKIDQALEHDRSIIFAGGTGNPFFTTDTNAIVRALQMGATQVWKATKVDAVYDDDPVKNPASKPIKSISFDDALRQNLRIMDMTALTLAQENQLTIRVFNLFAPEALLNVAKNDEFGSTIFPTIR; encoded by the coding sequence ATGAAGAAAAAAATTCTGATCAAAATTAGCGGTGAACTGTTTCGGGTGCATAATCAACGATGCACCGACATGGAATTAACGCCTTCAGGGTTTGATTATCAACTTGTGCATGCGCTTGCTGAACAGGTTAAAGAGCTATCAAAAACGTACCATGTTGGTTTTGTTATTGGTGGTGGAAATTTTTTCCGTGGTGGTCACGAAGGCAAGCATTTAAAATTGCGGCAGTCGGTTGCCGATGATGTTGGCATGCTTGCAACAGTCATGAACGGAATCATTTTACAAGAATGCTTACGCAACGAAGATGTTTCAAGTACACTGTTAAGCTCTGTAGCAATTCCAAGAATGGTTGAAGAGCTTTCACAGGCAAAAATTGACCAGGCTTTAGAGCATGATCGCTCTATTATTTTTGCAGGCGGTACCGGTAACCCATTTTTTACAACAGACACGAATGCGATTGTTCGTGCACTTCAAATGGGAGCAACGCAGGTTTGGAAAGCAACTAAAGTTGATGCAGTTTATGACGATGACCCGGTAAAAAATCCTGCAAGCAAGCCTATCAAATCCATTTCGTTTGATGATGCCCTGCGGCAAAATTTACGAATTATGGACATGACAGCGCTCACACTTGCACAAGAAAACCAACTTACGATTAGAGTTTTTAACCTTTTTGCACCGGAAGCACTGCTTAACGTTGCAAAAAATGATGAATTTGGAAGTACCATTTTCCCAACGATACGATAA
- a CDS encoding protein serine/threonine phosphatase 2C family protein: MKRLLYFLTFFLCTFLQITPLILTHSSWTEQGNRRAQEDRYFPTDQESPLIQINGAYDAHFFGVYDGHGGDGAAQWAHATLHKHLSKEFCKLLKKKEQLDDADVQQALSLSFITTSANYACCYDGTTATVALFMDSKLYCANVGDTQAVLSRQGIARTLTTKHTVNNYYAALQKNHRVQLYEDFATAYPQYTRFPFTIENLNLQHTQRSWSLMMQVHEQMFLLNLCRTLGDKVFSDHITAQPDISTIQIAPHDEFIIIASDGLWDVIGLQPAVDFINAQLSTRGIAADQVDACIAQEIARDLIRAAHGASAHDNATATIIFFNHQ, from the coding sequence ATGAAGCGCCTTCTCTATTTTCTGACATTTTTCTTGTGCACCTTTTTGCAAATAACACCATTAATTTTAACGCACAGCTCATGGACTGAACAAGGGAACAGAAGAGCTCAAGAAGATCGTTACTTTCCAACAGATCAAGAATCACCTCTTATTCAAATTAATGGAGCATATGATGCTCATTTTTTTGGTGTTTATGATGGACACGGAGGTGATGGCGCTGCACAGTGGGCTCATGCAACACTCCATAAGCATTTGAGCAAAGAGTTTTGTAAGCTCTTGAAAAAAAAAGAGCAATTAGACGATGCCGATGTACAACAAGCACTCAGTTTGAGCTTCATAACCACAAGCGCAAATTATGCTTGTTGCTATGATGGAACCACTGCAACCGTCGCTCTTTTTATGGATTCAAAACTCTATTGTGCCAATGTTGGCGACACCCAAGCGGTGCTGAGCAGACAAGGTATTGCTCGTACTCTTACCACAAAACATACGGTCAATAACTATTATGCTGCACTCCAAAAAAACCATCGCGTGCAACTTTATGAAGATTTCGCCACCGCTTACCCTCAGTACACCAGGTTCCCTTTTACCATAGAAAATTTGAACCTCCAGCACACACAAAGAAGCTGGTCTTTGATGATGCAGGTTCATGAACAGATGTTTTTGCTTAACCTATGCAGAACACTGGGTGACAAAGTTTTTTCTGACCACATTACCGCTCAACCGGACATTTCGACAATTCAAATAGCGCCTCATGATGAATTTATTATTATCGCCAGTGACGGATTATGGGATGTTATTGGACTTCAACCAGCTGTAGACTTTATCAATGCTCAACTCTCTACACGAGGGATTGCGGCTGATCAAGTGGACGCTTGTATTGCTCAAGAGATTGCACGTGATTTAATCAGAGCAGCACATGGGGCAAGCGCTCATGACAATGCTACTGCAACCATTATCTTTTTTAACCATCAATAA
- a CDS encoding sodium:calcium antiporter — MEFLLLSYLGLVLFGFGLLWWTGDLVVRYALQVAHAFRVTTFFIGFIVLALAATIPELAVAITSALRGVSEVSAGDIIGANFIDVALVIGLTLLLAGKVLVGHRDSRKLVAMIGLSSLVLMVIFFIDVLTPVHGLVLIGIYLASTAWVWIRSRGEDLQDEEVLEHDLLEDQYLNSKWGKVFKLFVSFGLVLFASGITVHGAVELALGLQMPLETVGATLMALGTSLPELVLCMSALRRKQYSLALAPTLGTVLEQTTLILGTLAVLSDKPVKLAGLRGASMFMFLAFFIISYGLFRFSQVGRKTGVALVSLFFGYLAYQFTVGGIL, encoded by the coding sequence ATGGAGTTTTTACTTTTATCATATCTTGGGCTTGTGCTCTTTGGTTTTGGTCTACTCTGGTGGACTGGAGACTTGGTAGTGCGGTATGCCCTTCAGGTAGCGCACGCATTTCGCGTGACAACGTTTTTCATCGGGTTTATTGTTTTGGCACTTGCCGCAACAATTCCTGAGCTTGCAGTTGCCATCACTTCTGCATTACGCGGGGTGAGTGAGGTGTCTGCAGGTGATATCATTGGGGCCAACTTTATTGATGTGGCTCTGGTGATTGGTCTGACACTCCTGCTTGCAGGCAAAGTGTTGGTAGGCCATCGCGATAGCCGCAAGCTCGTGGCAATGATTGGTCTTTCTTCGCTGGTGCTTATGGTCATCTTTTTCATTGATGTGCTGACGCCAGTTCATGGCCTTGTGCTCATTGGAATCTATTTGGCATCAACTGCTTGGGTTTGGATTCGTTCGCGCGGCGAAGATCTTCAAGATGAAGAGGTGCTTGAGCATGATCTGCTCGAAGATCAATATCTTAACTCCAAATGGGGCAAAGTATTTAAGCTCTTTGTCAGCTTTGGGTTGGTTCTTTTTGCTTCAGGCATCACTGTTCATGGTGCTGTAGAACTTGCTCTTGGCTTACAAATGCCGCTTGAAACGGTTGGCGCAACACTTATGGCACTTGGGACGTCCCTTCCTGAACTTGTGCTGTGCATGAGCGCATTGCGTCGCAAGCAGTATAGCCTTGCACTTGCGCCGACACTGGGTACCGTGCTTGAGCAGACAACGCTTATTTTAGGAACTCTGGCGGTTCTTTCCGACAAGCCGGTTAAGCTTGCAGGGTTGCGTGGCGCTTCAATGTTCATGTTTCTTGCATTCTTTATTATCAGCTACGGGTTGTTTCGTTTCAGCCAAGTTGGTCGTAAAACAGGCGTGGCGCTCGTTTCGCTTTTCTTTGGATACCTTGCCTATCAATTTACCGTAGGTGGTATTTTATAA
- the frr gene encoding ribosome recycling factor encodes MDEIAFQEGDSKSFEKLLASEMDKAVKHFEKELATIRTGRASTALIENLRVECYGQFMPLRELATLAAPEGRLLTIQPWDKSAISSIEAAIHNSDLGLTPANDGSIIRLQLPQMSASRREELVKLLGKKTEEARVAVRNVRKDFHNELREAEKKRLISEDFAKRLSVVMQKVTDQFIEKVDQTSDKKATEVNQI; translated from the coding sequence ATGGATGAAATAGCTTTTCAAGAAGGCGATTCTAAAAGTTTTGAGAAACTTTTAGCAAGCGAAATGGACAAAGCGGTCAAACATTTTGAAAAAGAGTTGGCCACCATTCGCACAGGACGAGCAAGCACGGCACTTATCGAAAACCTCAGAGTTGAATGCTATGGCCAATTTATGCCACTGCGTGAACTTGCAACACTTGCAGCACCAGAAGGCAGACTTTTGACAATCCAACCATGGGATAAGTCAGCTATTAGCAGCATTGAGGCGGCTATTCACAACTCAGATCTTGGGCTTACACCGGCAAATGATGGAAGCATTATTCGCCTTCAATTGCCCCAAATGAGTGCTTCTCGCCGAGAAGAACTCGTTAAGTTACTGGGTAAAAAGACCGAAGAAGCTCGCGTTGCTGTTCGCAATGTCCGAAAAGACTTTCATAACGAACTTCGTGAAGCTGAGAAAAAACGTCTTATTTCAGAAGACTTCGCAAAGCGCTTATCTGTTGTAATGCAGAAGGTAACTGACCAATTTATTGAAAAAGTTGATCAGACCAGCGATAAAAAAGCTACTGAAGTTAATCAAATTTAG
- a CDS encoding ankyrin repeat domain-containing protein: protein MNIRFLLLALFASIIQPIFEPIFAMKRSLEENSDINSGEQPKRQRTSCDSTGIFMPYTTTTSSSSENSLQECPVCEEETELIQLHGEHTPSCRSCLQILLADKYMQRGITPFNQTRCPESSCTELITRNELKIIINDEALLAQYLEIYDKQPEVIEALCEQDTKMLREINAKQCPQCKIFIQKNAGCIHVDCSYCGFKFCWICLHDYQISGCRADRCLNNSQTSLITAARSGDEVLVNDLLQQGFDPNLVDRHSMTPLHYAAQRGHIRIVQLLIALRDSDNRQIVDINQVNLNGYTARELALRNNHREIAELLPTSSSFRYYLLLHIISALAGASFTYFFI from the coding sequence ATGAATATTCGTTTTTTATTGCTGGCGCTTTTTGCGTCTATAATACAGCCTATCTTTGAACCTATTTTTGCTATGAAGCGCTCTCTTGAAGAAAACTCAGACATAAATTCAGGCGAACAACCAAAACGTCAACGAACTAGTTGTGATAGCACCGGAATTTTTATGCCTTACACAACCACGACATCAAGCTCTTCTGAAAATAGCCTGCAAGAGTGTCCAGTTTGTGAAGAAGAAACTGAATTAATACAATTGCACGGCGAGCACACTCCCTCATGCCGGTCTTGTTTACAAATTCTTCTCGCTGACAAGTACATGCAACGGGGCATAACGCCATTCAATCAAACACGCTGCCCTGAATCGAGTTGTACAGAATTAATTACGCGCAATGAACTTAAAATAATTATTAACGATGAAGCTCTGCTTGCTCAATATCTTGAAATATATGACAAACAACCTGAAGTTATTGAAGCTCTTTGCGAACAAGATACAAAAATGCTCAGAGAAATTAATGCAAAACAATGTCCTCAATGCAAAATTTTTATTCAAAAAAATGCAGGCTGCATTCACGTAGATTGTAGCTACTGTGGATTTAAATTTTGCTGGATCTGTTTGCATGACTATCAAATATCAGGTTGCAGAGCAGATCGATGTCTTAACAATTCCCAAACGAGTCTTATAACTGCAGCTCGTTCAGGGGATGAAGTATTAGTCAATGACCTTCTCCAACAAGGATTTGATCCTAATTTAGTTGATAGACACTCTATGACACCCCTTCATTATGCAGCTCAACGAGGCCACATACGGATTGTCCAATTACTTATTGCATTAAGAGATAGCGATAACAGGCAAATTGTTGATATCAATCAAGTCAACCTTAATGGCTATACAGCTCGAGAATTAGCTTTACGGAACAATCACAGAGAAATAGCTGAATTACTGCCAACAAGTAGCTCCTTTAGATATTATTTACTTCTACATATAATATCTGCTCTAGCTGGAGCTTCATTTACTTATTTTTTCATATAA
- a CDS encoding ankyrin repeat domain-containing protein has protein sequence MKKLILFVLLCIQADHLMAMNNNGNSNNKRDHDQFNSDMIIDLDECEDEGSVDGQPQKKRKKLKNKEDLFERLPDEIILQIYSYLPLEDIYNLIMGNETVRQCSDQNDAFIEHRLREMEESPPEALMPRIYSAIFFNDKSALSRILNHDFSVEKLYGVNHLTQLSGSYRKIGLWTNRRAFLYLFDTDIDHNGIKHDCSLGKTCFILNNPVHQKSLKELYQSVYKYCLTFNFETIPNKSFECNKSFTKGNFKVNPLAYAVSLSKRDLVPKLLYSGVPFYAEDSFLAFTQPDKNIVSDLLVYKKLDYSLHYAVDQGDTQLAIRLIRQGYSFNEDCKDERYPRYYDKTPLEMAIKNNNLTIVKVLLNGTNPKNISEKIDMNRDVSISQAINSGNKALIQYLIDCGFPVTNKDARGNTPLLHAFFETEQSKNDEILLLISNVLQRSAQDKSKSLIHYAAEGGCLDLIKKFHRQRVNPISADSLGKTPLHYAAEFASERCAEYLLRNGAVLDTQDNKEKTPLHYAVEHKAASDFIKYLLECGANPNKRDEADKNALEYALEGTASNCIISDLLNYGGYTSASYRTKIRDGEFNVKNKPSILKTILALEKGKEMPKLPFSEDRYILQNRLNSLDDQRLTDKDRYGKTRLHYAAQLGQVTEVESLLKKGVDVNIQDFVGRTPLHYASWSNNTDPVLKALIAKGASTTMKDHSGKTCLDYAPEWNRRMIVKLLEEKSKLPAQRVVTQNTPLPSSNNVLKQVQNQFQEALNNGLQQCAMLCKQSTDINAQDSVGRTVLSYAVQLGKIDLVRGLLAKNADPNISDKSGKTPLLYALEAQNQEVLSLLLSHLATRGPNMPLNNRKVQKDSDLENDAMWVNYPPLAFENYIQYKKNLASSVVTLLPQAQFKPNIGIINETGTDCFMNASLQVLSNLSDVQNVFVKNEYKSDSLTGKLIEFFNRLKTEQGAILGSKELRNFITSIDDVTLQEMKSGQQDAQEFISALISNLDEDIKNIFKIELEYSTLCSSKRHSSSVNQQELLLSLPLPDQANQITTQELCTNFFNTEAAVKEYSCRTCNETMNNASRTIKIKTLPSVLVLAVKRFAYENNNAQRINTPLVPQEILTLEDEQGVKNYELKSVICQRGEELARGHYFAFVKHDSKWHFFNDTATGKTLLAPSSWPYIYFYQRVSQKDKTGSGAGL, from the coding sequence ATGAAAAAATTAATATTGTTTGTACTTCTATGTATTCAAGCTGATCACCTCATGGCCATGAATAATAATGGTAACAGTAATAATAAGCGAGATCATGATCAATTTAATAGTGATATGATTATTGATTTAGATGAATGCGAAGATGAGGGTAGTGTCGACGGTCAACCTCAAAAAAAAAGAAAAAAACTTAAGAATAAAGAAGATCTTTTTGAGCGACTTCCCGACGAAATCATATTGCAGATTTATAGCTATTTGCCTTTAGAGGATATCTATAATTTAATCATGGGTAATGAGACTGTTCGTCAGTGTTCCGATCAGAATGATGCATTCATAGAGCATCGTTTGCGTGAGATGGAAGAATCTCCTCCCGAAGCATTAATGCCTAGAATTTATTCAGCTATATTTTTTAACGATAAATCTGCTTTGAGTAGAATTTTAAACCATGACTTTTCGGTCGAGAAATTGTATGGTGTGAATCATCTGACACAGTTATCAGGTTCATATCGAAAAATTGGTTTGTGGACAAACAGACGCGCTTTTCTTTATTTATTTGATACGGATATCGACCACAATGGAATTAAACATGATTGTTCTCTTGGTAAAACCTGTTTTATTTTGAATAATCCTGTGCATCAAAAATCTTTAAAGGAACTTTACCAAAGTGTATACAAGTATTGCTTAACATTTAATTTTGAAACGATCCCTAATAAGTCTTTTGAGTGCAATAAAAGTTTTACAAAAGGAAATTTTAAGGTAAATCCTTTGGCTTACGCGGTATCGTTATCAAAAAGAGATTTGGTACCAAAACTTCTTTACAGCGGTGTGCCATTTTATGCGGAAGATTCATTCTTAGCATTTACACAACCTGATAAGAATATCGTGAGTGATTTACTTGTGTATAAAAAATTGGACTATAGTTTACACTATGCGGTTGATCAAGGAGATACTCAGTTAGCTATTCGTCTTATAAGACAGGGCTATAGTTTTAATGAAGATTGTAAAGACGAGCGCTATCCACGTTATTACGATAAAACTCCCCTTGAAATGGCCATTAAAAATAATAATTTAACGATCGTTAAAGTTTTATTGAACGGGACAAACCCAAAAAATATTTCTGAAAAAATTGATATGAATCGTGATGTATCAATAAGCCAGGCTATAAATAGTGGTAACAAGGCGCTTATACAATATTTAATAGATTGTGGATTTCCTGTGACTAATAAAGATGCTCGTGGAAATACCCCTTTGCTCCATGCATTCTTTGAGACTGAACAGAGTAAGAATGATGAAATATTACTATTGATTAGTAATGTATTGCAACGAAGTGCTCAGGATAAATCAAAAAGCCTCATACATTATGCCGCTGAAGGTGGCTGTCTGGATTTGATTAAAAAATTTCATCGACAGCGTGTAAATCCTATATCCGCCGACTCTTTAGGAAAAACTCCTTTGCATTATGCAGCCGAATTTGCATCTGAGCGTTGTGCTGAATATTTGCTGCGGAATGGAGCGGTTCTTGATACACAAGACAATAAAGAGAAAACGCCTTTACATTACGCTGTTGAGCATAAAGCTGCTTCTGACTTTATTAAATATTTACTTGAGTGTGGAGCAAATCCAAATAAGAGAGATGAAGCCGACAAAAATGCATTGGAATATGCCTTAGAAGGTACTGCTTCAAATTGCATTATTAGTGATTTACTTAATTATGGTGGTTATACAAGTGCTTCTTATCGAACAAAGATTCGTGATGGTGAATTCAATGTTAAAAATAAACCATCAATTCTTAAGACAATCCTTGCCCTTGAGAAGGGCAAGGAAATGCCCAAGTTGCCTTTCTCTGAAGATCGTTACATTTTGCAAAATCGTTTAAATAGTCTTGATGATCAAAGGCTCACCGATAAAGATAGGTACGGAAAAACTCGGTTGCATTATGCTGCGCAGCTTGGTCAAGTTACCGAAGTTGAGTCACTGTTAAAAAAAGGAGTAGATGTAAATATTCAAGATTTTGTTGGAAGAACTCCTTTGCACTATGCTTCATGGAGCAATAATACTGATCCTGTCCTTAAAGCTTTGATCGCAAAGGGTGCGAGTACAACCATGAAAGATCATTCAGGAAAGACTTGCTTAGATTACGCACCAGAGTGGAACAGAAGGATGATTGTTAAGTTGCTTGAAGAAAAAAGTAAACTACCAGCTCAAAGAGTTGTTACACAAAATACACCTTTACCTAGCAGTAATAACGTTTTGAAACAAGTTCAAAATCAATTCCAAGAAGCACTCAATAATGGCTTACAACAATGTGCTATGCTTTGCAAACAAAGTACGGACATTAACGCACAAGATTCTGTTGGAAGAACAGTATTGAGCTACGCTGTGCAACTAGGAAAAATTGATTTAGTTAGGGGTTTGCTTGCAAAAAATGCAGATCCTAATATTTCAGATAAATCTGGGAAAACGCCTTTACTCTACGCTTTAGAGGCTCAAAATCAAGAAGTCTTATCGTTGTTGTTGAGCCATTTAGCAACACGAGGGCCGAATATGCCTTTGAATAACAGAAAAGTACAAAAAGATTCTGACCTTGAAAACGATGCAATGTGGGTTAACTATCCACCCCTTGCTTTTGAGAATTACATTCAATACAAAAAAAATCTTGCTTCATCAGTTGTAACATTACTTCCTCAAGCTCAATTTAAGCCGAATATTGGGATTATTAATGAAACGGGCACTGATTGCTTTATGAATGCTTCATTGCAAGTATTAAGCAATCTTTCAGATGTTCAGAATGTGTTTGTGAAAAATGAGTACAAGTCTGATTCCCTTACTGGTAAGCTTATTGAATTTTTTAACAGGCTGAAAACGGAGCAAGGAGCCATTCTGGGTTCAAAGGAGTTGCGTAATTTTATCACGAGTATTGATGATGTAACCTTGCAGGAAATGAAGTCTGGGCAGCAAGATGCACAGGAATTTATTTCAGCGTTGATATCAAATTTAGATGAAGATATTAAAAATATTTTTAAAATTGAGTTGGAATATAGTACGCTGTGTAGCTCAAAGCGTCACTCGTCATCGGTCAATCAACAAGAACTATTGCTTTCTCTTCCTTTGCCCGATCAAGCGAATCAAATAACCACGCAAGAACTTTGTACTAATTTTTTTAATACTGAAGCAGCGGTTAAAGAATATTCTTGTAGAACCTGTAATGAAACCATGAATAATGCATCTCGTACCATTAAGATAAAAACGTTACCTTCTGTTCTTGTTTTAGCAGTAAAACGATTTGCTTATGAAAATAATAATGCTCAACGTATTAATACTCCTCTTGTTCCACAAGAAATTCTTACACTTGAAGATGAGCAGGGTGTTAAGAACTATGAGTTGAAGAGTGTAATTTGTCAACGTGGCGAAGAGCTTGCGCGGGGGCATTACTTTGCCTTCGTTAAGCATGATAGCAAGTGGCATTTCTTTAATGATACGGCTACAGGAAAGACGTTATTAGCACCTTCAAGTTGGCCGTATATTTATTTTTATCAACGGGTTTCCCAAAAAGATAAAACTGGTTCTGGCGCGGGATTATAA
- a CDS encoding protein serine/threonine phosphatase 2C family protein, translated as MLSKSLFLLLLTGFISYAQPCFGMNPISEPTTPLLESPSTPIIGDDDDQDDQNSGLVRAGSTVFLDEELEEVITPNQHITVVYGMHEAQGDCRPTMEDAHFPYHAHRPLIADNTLFFGVYDGHGGKHAAEYASWNLHSNIVENRLFKSGNIEQAITSGYKNTDTRYQIFFSQNTDGTTAVTALIYQATLWIANAGDAEAVGCFNGKTATCLTQRHSPDSPEELARIINEVDGAVKIYEADTIRTITEYGTIKQKQSEDLIKQQTNNFLETYTLDGHEEIISKFNQLARIIIRGGTLAISRGIGDRPFKPFCVAEPFIQSHHIDQPGFLILGCDGLWDVMSYQAAVNFVLHQLTRKGLTLETVTHEATRAIAQELVEKAISIWDHDNVTATIIFFAPNQ; from the coding sequence ATGCTTTCAAAATCGCTTTTTCTACTTCTTTTAACAGGCTTTATTTCATATGCTCAACCATGCTTTGGAATGAATCCAATATCAGAACCAACAACGCCATTACTTGAATCACCCTCAACGCCAATTATTGGTGACGATGATGATCAAGATGATCAAAACTCTGGACTCGTTCGTGCAGGCTCAACGGTGTTCCTTGATGAAGAGCTTGAAGAAGTTATCACGCCGAATCAACATATCACCGTCGTTTACGGGATGCATGAGGCACAAGGAGACTGCCGTCCAACCATGGAAGACGCGCATTTTCCTTACCACGCACACAGACCTTTAATAGCCGATAACACGCTTTTTTTTGGTGTTTATGATGGTCATGGAGGTAAACATGCAGCAGAATATGCATCGTGGAATCTGCACAGTAACATTGTAGAAAATCGATTGTTCAAAAGTGGAAATATAGAACAAGCAATTACTTCTGGATATAAAAATACCGATACTCGATATCAAATCTTTTTCTCACAAAATACTGATGGCACGACTGCTGTTACCGCTTTGATTTACCAGGCAACCCTCTGGATTGCAAATGCGGGAGATGCAGAAGCTGTCGGCTGTTTTAACGGGAAAACTGCAACCTGCTTAACACAACGTCATTCACCAGATTCCCCTGAAGAACTTGCACGAATTATCAATGAAGTTGATGGCGCAGTAAAAATTTATGAAGCGGATACCATCAGAACAATCACAGAATATGGAACAATCAAGCAAAAACAGTCTGAAGACCTTATTAAGCAACAAACTAATAATTTTTTGGAAACATATACCCTTGATGGGCACGAAGAAATTATTTCAAAATTCAATCAATTAGCTCGAATAATAATTAGAGGCGGAACGCTTGCTATCAGCCGAGGAATTGGCGATCGACCATTCAAACCATTTTGCGTTGCAGAACCATTTATACAAAGTCATCATATTGATCAACCAGGTTTTTTGATTTTAGGATGCGATGGATTGTGGGATGTTATGAGTTATCAGGCGGCTGTCAATTTTGTTCTTCATCAACTAACACGTAAAGGGCTTACTCTTGAAACCGTTACGCATGAAGCCACGCGTGCAATTGCTCAAGAGTTGGTAGAAAAAGCGATTTCAATATGGGACCATGATAACGTTACAGCAACAATTATTTTTTTTGCCCCAAATCAATAA
- a CDS encoding protein serine/threonine phosphatase 2C family protein, with protein sequence MMNRERKACLVKKVFLLTILLVAYQIPAYGLYSSWEYATSLFTRSNPELSSNNNNNNQDIKLTPHGKIHQSKKFLLACTATHAKSNGNNNVHFKTPLIEEPIDGLNYWIFGLFDGIGGDNVSEYLKKNILSNIRLQVQQDPLLSNAIQRALDDVHSKFLAENELSGSSVLLAIIDKNKKITIAHAGNSLAVLKTFDKYELLTQPHTLANEEEYNRITAPFFNEKNSIPKPYLRSYTAQAKAVIYEANAFMRSTSNDYYLYACNMIENKFLPNTSYTSKTTRGIGQIHFLPYFISRIDIQEVNPNPRHRFLILGTAGFWDVISPQAAVDIVEECIEQEMNNGKDTYEKHLNPHSIAQTLVDRAWGMIDYKPPQSFDRAQDQDLNFTHDNDIAVTIILFSANIYRYLIFS encoded by the coding sequence ATGATGAACAGAGAAAGAAAAGCGTGCTTAGTAAAAAAAGTATTTTTGTTGACAATACTCTTAGTAGCTTACCAGATACCGGCTTATGGCTTGTACTCTTCATGGGAATACGCTACTTCGTTGTTTACAAGAAGTAATCCTGAACTGAGTAGTAATAATAACAACAATAATCAAGATATTAAGCTGACTCCTCATGGAAAAATTCATCAATCAAAAAAATTTCTCCTAGCATGTACAGCAACACACGCAAAATCAAATGGGAACAACAATGTCCACTTTAAAACGCCACTTATCGAAGAACCGATCGATGGCCTCAATTATTGGATTTTTGGTCTTTTTGATGGAATTGGAGGAGACAATGTTTCAGAATATCTTAAGAAAAATATTTTATCGAACATACGACTTCAGGTTCAACAAGATCCATTACTGAGCAATGCTATCCAACGTGCTCTTGATGATGTTCACTCAAAATTTTTGGCTGAAAATGAACTATCTGGATCATCCGTGCTCTTAGCAATTATTGATAAAAATAAAAAAATTACCATCGCTCATGCGGGGAATTCCCTTGCAGTATTAAAAACATTTGATAAATATGAGCTTCTTACGCAACCGCACACTTTGGCAAATGAAGAAGAATATAATCGGATTACGGCTCCTTTTTTTAATGAAAAAAATTCTATACCAAAACCATATTTAAGATCATACACCGCTCAGGCTAAAGCCGTTATTTATGAAGCGAACGCCTTTATGCGATCAACCTCAAACGATTATTATCTTTACGCCTGCAACATGATTGAAAATAAATTTCTCCCGAATACATCATATACATCCAAAACAACACGTGGTATTGGCCAAATTCATTTCCTCCCCTATTTTATTTCCAGGATTGATATTCAGGAAGTAAATCCAAATCCAAGACATCGCTTTCTTATTCTTGGAACAGCAGGCTTTTGGGATGTTATAAGCCCTCAAGCTGCGGTTGATATTGTTGAAGAGTGTATCGAACAAGAGATGAATAATGGCAAAGATACTTACGAAAAACACCTTAATCCTCACTCCATAGCTCAAACACTTGTTGACCGCGCATGGGGTATGATCGATTATAAACCACCTCAAAGCTTTGATAGAGCACAAGATCAAGACCTGAACTTTACTCACGATAACGACATCGCGGTCACCATTATTTTGTTTTCGGCTAACATCTACCGCTATCTTATTTTTAGCTAA